One stretch of Armigeres subalbatus isolate Guangzhou_Male chromosome 2, GZ_Asu_2, whole genome shotgun sequence DNA includes these proteins:
- the LOC134210825 gene encoding mitochondrial E3 ubiquitin protein ligase 1, whose product MDFLQEAVFLGVDVLVLGLCFKEYYQCKKISTALKEAPQLGIDETLPEKLKRSSDNKIKYGVIRGTVTPIGTPLKCVMSPSVTGVLQIMKLNEHRVARGFAGFWAEQRKLIHFSYNEVPFQLTNGKLGVEIVDGLSAEILDMDTVYDNYEPSSLSFFDHIFGFFSGVRQKGMQTTEEVLRDGSFITAVGEIELDGETIRLQPSSVAPMFLTTATRNTLLKKFEEAKSSMLFKVIVCSAISAVLVGLITRKIYKRKKMEWEERRLREKLEKSRVQRRALARQQVFNDEQRCVVCVDNPKEVICLPCGHVCLCENCAEKIKLNCPVCRSKIESKAAAFIT is encoded by the exons atggatttcctccaggaagccGTGTTCCTGGGCGTGGATGTCCTAGTACTGGGCCTTTGTTTTAAGGAGTATTATCAGTGCAAGAAAATCAGTACAGCGCTCAAG GAAGCGCCACAACTGGGAATCGATGAGACGCTTCCGGAAAAGCTGAAACGTAGCAGCGATAACAAAATAAAGTATGGTGTCATCCGAGGAACGGTTACCCCCATAGGGACACCATTGAAATGCGTTATGTCCCCATCGGTTACAGGCGTTTTACAGATTATGAAATTAAA TGAACATAGAGTAGCTCGCGGATTCGCGGGATTTTGGGCGGAGCAAAGAAAGCTTATTCACTTCTCCTACAATGAGGTTCCCTTCCAATTGACCAATGGAAAACTAGGAGTGGAAATCGTCGATGGGCTTTCAGCGGAGATCTTGGATATGGACACCGTCTACGACAATTATGAGCCGTCGAGTTTATCTTTTTTCGATCACATATTTGGATTTTTCTCCGGCGTACGTCAAAAAGGAATGCAAACGACCGAAGAGGTTCTTCGCGATGGTAGTTTTATAACGGCTGTAGGGGAAATCGAGCTGGATGGTGAAACGATCCGGTTACAGCCGTCTTCCGTGGCACCCATGTTTCTGACCACTGCCACGCGAAATACACtcttgaaaaagtttgaagaagcAAAATCTTCCATGTTGTTCAAGGTGATCGTTTGTAGTGCTATATCGGCTGTTTTGGTGGGACTGATCACGCGCAAGATTTACAAACGTAAAAAAATGGAGTGGGAAGAGCGACGATTACGAGAAAAGTTGGAAAAATCGCGTGTCCAACGGAGAGCATTGGCACGGCAGCAGGTCTTCAACGACGAGCAGCGTTGCGTAGTTTGCGTGGATAATCCAAAGGAGGTAATTTGTTTGCCATGTGGCCACGTGTGTCTCTGCGAAAATTGCGCAGAGAAAATAAAACTGAACTGCCCCGTGTGTAGATCTAAGATAGAATCCAAAGCAGCCGCATTTATCACATAA
- the LOC134210823 gene encoding FGGY carbohydrate kinase domain-containing protein, with translation MYACTALVNIQTRHDSDQILFNSAPFCETTKIMSNAYFIGVDVGTGSVRAALVNSSGKVLKSYVKPTQTWNPRPNHYEQSSDNIWSAVCECVRNVVSQCPREQIKGLGFDATCSLVVLNKDGNPLTVSTTGHNEQNIILWMDHRAQEEADFINSTKHDILNYVGGTVSLEMECPKLLWLKKNMFEQTWTKAGAFYDLPDFLTYKATGKLSRSICSAVCKWNYDAIKASWSTDFLSKIGLHDLTENNFSLIGENLNSPGTAIPGGLSKETAKAMDLLPGTAVATSMIDAHAGALALLGARNPDNKLSESLTSKMAIICGTSSCHMSITEAPIMAPGIWGPYKNAIIPNLYLNEAGQSATGVLMDFVLQTHPSYGQLLQEHDSNGKIYAYLNDLLLGLKQQRGLSSVHRLTTTLHIWPDFHGNRSPLADPTLKGMISGLTMTKDVENLALLYLALIQSLAYGTRHILDILAKSGREPIRSILLCGGLSKNALFVQTHADICSIPVLLPHETEAVLLGSAMMGACAAGVFADLKTAATEMGGTAEVVKPDMSDDNRDYHERKYRVFLKMVDDQRTYEKLMNN, from the exons ATGTATGCATGCACTGCTTTAGTTAACATTCAGACGAGACACGATTCAGATCAAATACTATTCAATAGTGCTCCATTCTGTGAAACAACCAAAATAATGTCCAACGCCTATTTCATCGGTGTTGACGTCGGTACCGGAAGTGTCCGAGCGGCTCTGGTTAACAGCAGTGGCAAAGTGCTGAAATCTTACGTAAAACCAACGCAAACCTGGAACCCAAGGCCAAACCACTACGAGCAATCGTCCGACAACATCTGGAGCGCTGTTTGTGAATGCGTTCGA AATGTCGTGTCACAATGTCCGCGCGAGCAAATAAAAGGCTTAGGGTTCGATGCCACCTGTTCATTGGTTGTATTGAATAAGGACGGCAACCCATTAACTGTTAGCACAACCGGACATAACGAACAGAACATTATACTCTGGATGGATCACCGTGCCCAGGAAGAGGCAGATTTTATTAATTCTACGAAGCACGATATCCTTAACTATGTAGGTGGAACTGTTTCGCTGGAAATGGAATGCCCTAAACTGCTATGGTTGAAAAAGAATATGTTTGAGCAGACTTGGACTAAAGCAGGAGCATTCTACGATCTCCCGGATTTTCTAACTTACAAGGCTACAGGCAAATTGTCAAGATCAATCTGTTCTGCTGTTTGTAAGTGGAACTATGATGCAATTAAAGCGTCTTGGTCGACGGATTTCTTGAGCAAGATAGGACTTCATGATTTGACCGAAAACAACTTTAGTCTTATAGGAGAAAATCTCAACAGCCCAGGAACCGCAATTCCTGGTGGATTGTCCAAGGAAACCGCTAAAGCTATGGATCTTCTTCCGGGAACCGCCGTAGCCACATCGATGATCGATGCACATGCAGGTGCTTTGGCGTTATTGGGAGCACGCAACCCGGATAACAAATTGTCCGAATCTTTAACGTCAAAAATGGCCATCATTTGTGGCACTTCTTCATGCCACATGAGTATCACGGAGGCACCTATCATGGCACCGGGTATTTGGGGTCCTTATAAAAATGCCATAATACCTAATTTGTATCTCAACGAAGCCGGACAAAGCGCCACGGGAGTGCTGATGGATTTCGTTCTGCAAACACACCCGAGCTATGGCCAATTACTGCAGGAACACGATTCCAATGGCAAAATATACGCATACTTAAATGACTTGCTTCTAGGATTGAAGCAACAACGGGGTCTATCTTCGGTACACAGGCTAACCACAACATTGCATATTTGGCCCGACTTTCATGGTAACCGATCTCCCCTAGCGGATCCCACGTTGAAAGGAATG ATATCTGGTTTAACAATGACGAAGGACGTGGAAAATTTAGCCTTGCTTTATCTTGCACTAATACAATCGCTGGCG tACGGAACCCGACACATCCTGGACATTCTGGCAAAATCCGGTCGCGAACCAATACGGTCCATATTACTTTGCGGAGGTCTCAGTAAAAATGCCTTATTTGTACAAACGCATGCCGACATCTGTTCCATTCCGGTGCTGTTACCTCACGAGACGGAGGCCGTTTTGCTCGGGTCAGCAATGATGGGAGCCTGTGCCGCCGGAGTATTTGCAGACTTGAAG ACTGCAGCAACGGAAATGGGAGGCACGGCCGAAGTAGTAAAACCGGACATGAGCGACGATAATCGCGATTACCACGAACGAAAGTATCGCGTGTTTCTAAAAATGGTTGATGATCAAAGAACCTATGAGAAACTTATGAACAATTAA
- the LOC134210827 gene encoding uncharacterized protein LOC134210827 isoform X2: protein MLRYILIQFMCNNLSDTDAFALTSSHLANLLREKIGKYYGEFGLASTLRLHVIYFNEKTRLCIIQTRHGPHRFVTSILPLLTVADTETVRYRTLYVGATLQQCHKFIVRYQQEYVNKMIGNYKGVAQKERFVEDVTKVNKI from the exons ATGTTAAG ATACATCTTGATTCAGTTCATGTGCAATAATTTGTCCGATACCGATGCCTTCGCGTTAACGTCGAGCCATTTGGCCAATTTATTGCGTGAGAAAATCGGGAAGTACTACGGTGAGTTCGGACTGGCTAGCACCTTACGGTTACATGTGATTTATTTCAATGAGAAGACACGACTCTGCATCATCCAGACACGACATGGCCCCCATCGTTTCGTAACGAGCATTCTACCATTGTTGAcagtt GCTGACACGGAAACAGTGCGATATAGAACGCTTTACGTTGGTGCGACACTTCAACAGTGCCATAAGTTCATCGTTCGCTATCAACAGGAGTATGTGAACAAAATGATTGGCAATTACAAGGGTGTGGCACAGAAGGAACGTTTTGTTGAAGATGTTACAAAagttaataaaatttga
- the LOC134210827 gene encoding uncharacterized protein LOC134210827 isoform X1, translating into MVRVKNRYILIQFMCNNLSDTDAFALTSSHLANLLREKIGKYYGEFGLASTLRLHVIYFNEKTRLCIIQTRHGPHRFVTSILPLLTVADTETVRYRTLYVGATLQQCHKFIVRYQQEYVNKMIGNYKGVAQKERFVEDVTKVNKI; encoded by the exons ATGGTTCGAGTTAAAAACAG ATACATCTTGATTCAGTTCATGTGCAATAATTTGTCCGATACCGATGCCTTCGCGTTAACGTCGAGCCATTTGGCCAATTTATTGCGTGAGAAAATCGGGAAGTACTACGGTGAGTTCGGACTGGCTAGCACCTTACGGTTACATGTGATTTATTTCAATGAGAAGACACGACTCTGCATCATCCAGACACGACATGGCCCCCATCGTTTCGTAACGAGCATTCTACCATTGTTGAcagtt GCTGACACGGAAACAGTGCGATATAGAACGCTTTACGTTGGTGCGACACTTCAACAGTGCCATAAGTTCATCGTTCGCTATCAACAGGAGTATGTGAACAAAATGATTGGCAATTACAAGGGTGTGGCACAGAAGGAACGTTTTGTTGAAGATGTTACAAAagttaataaaatttga
- the LOC134210827 gene encoding uncharacterized protein LOC134210827 isoform X3 yields the protein MCNNLSDTDAFALTSSHLANLLREKIGKYYGEFGLASTLRLHVIYFNEKTRLCIIQTRHGPHRFVTSILPLLTVADTETVRYRTLYVGATLQQCHKFIVRYQQEYVNKMIGNYKGVAQKERFVEDVTKVNKI from the exons ATGTGCAATAATTTGTCCGATACCGATGCCTTCGCGTTAACGTCGAGCCATTTGGCCAATTTATTGCGTGAGAAAATCGGGAAGTACTACGGTGAGTTCGGACTGGCTAGCACCTTACGGTTACATGTGATTTATTTCAATGAGAAGACACGACTCTGCATCATCCAGACACGACATGGCCCCCATCGTTTCGTAACGAGCATTCTACCATTGTTGAcagtt GCTGACACGGAAACAGTGCGATATAGAACGCTTTACGTTGGTGCGACACTTCAACAGTGCCATAAGTTCATCGTTCGCTATCAACAGGAGTATGTGAACAAAATGATTGGCAATTACAAGGGTGTGGCACAGAAGGAACGTTTTGTTGAAGATGTTACAAAagttaataaaatttga